The following is a genomic window from Episyrphus balteatus chromosome 1, idEpiBalt1.1, whole genome shotgun sequence.
tatttgagagcagaatagggtaaagatatattaaaaataagctgaaaaatgggttttgacgAAAATTGTCTGAagagtgtgaacgaaaaatataattcggccatcaggccaaatgacaaccggtctgtccggtaagttggtcaatgtgaacccccctattagggttattcatgaaacggtgtaagCTCTGGTAAACGTGACAAAGTGGtaaaactgtcaaaattttatatgGATTTGACAGTTCGATACCATTTTACCAGGTTTACCAAGAGCTTAACCCGTTTCATGAATACTACCTATTGATGATATTATTATGGTGTGAATTTTAAAAGGCATGTTCACAATAGTACGAAGTTTCATTGTATATCTTACCACcaattattgttttgtttttacatctTATAGGTaggcgtttttctttttaagccCCGAGCGGGAAActaatctgtcaaaaaaaactttttcagctCAGGCGCTCAGGTTGCGCTGAGTTCAGAGGTTAGAGCGAGCCCTATTCATTCAGGCCCCGTTCTATGCCCTGTGCGGAGCTAAAAAGAAAAACgcattattttaacaaaaaataggaACGTCACAAATGTATCCCTATCCAGTTTTGATTAATCAAATTAAAACCCCCTGAGGAAGCTGAATATACTAGCGAAGCGTTAAGTATGAATTGAATTGCATCTACCAAAATGATCACTAAAGTCCAATCATCAATAATAAAACGGCAAAATacttaacccaattcacacacggcctaaaaaaggatttttaaaaatttaaaattcaatgcattttcaaaatttgtcctacatttttttttaattatcaacaTTTTCCCTGGACTATtaattacttcaaaaaaatactcaCCACACCCTCTGTTtaccaataaaattttattatcacCATCTGCTGAATGCATTTACACAAACACATTTTGtaacatacaaaatgaaaagaaaaaacataaaatgagaAATTATCTCTTTGTTTATCTCTCTCCCTGCGTTCTATTCTCCATttctgaatatatttttttcttatctgtcacggaaaagaaaaaaaattgaagagacagcagattgtttataacattttttttctcaaaaaaaaagaaaagaagattctttaacaaaaatttgctgttgtttcattaaacatacaaaaaaaccaACATTGTTAGTGTCTTGATTGAACTTCCAAATCCAAAGTTAAATTCCATCGCACAGAAAAACATTTCGAAATTTCCCCTCATAATTATTCTCGAAGGTAGCTTAATTATTCTAATAGACAATCTGTCATAAatctttaataattaatttaatctaaaattatttaagatGAAATATATAAACACATCAGAAGATGACTTTTCTTGCAACGAAACAATTAATGATCCACCTAGCGATAGTTCCAATAATGAAACTCTCGAATCAATTACCatcgacgatgacgacgatgatgcCAATGACAATGAAAATGAGGCCAGCCTCGATGCCAACATGGACGAGAGTGCTCGTTCATCTAAACAGTTGAGAAAAGCATGCCGCAATAGTGGCTTAGCCTATGTCACTAGTTCGGGCAAATATGTGCCTGCTAAAAAGGTTGTTCCTTTGACCGAATGTCGTGCCAAATGTAGCACTCGATTTACTCCCGAAATACAGCAAGCCATTTTCAATGAGTACTGGTCATTGGGGACTTATGAAAAACGGGCTGAATATGTTGCGTCCATGATAACAGTTATCAATAAGAAATCTGTTCGTCCACGAAACTTTGATTCGGACAGAGAGAAGTATAGAACCAAAACTTATTCGTACTGCCTTGAAATTGGTGGAAAAGTCTTGCCAACTTGTAAAGGATGCTTTTTAAAGACATTGGATGAGTCGGAGGGAATGGTTAAGACGGTTGCAACAAAGATACGATCTGGGCCATCAGGTCGATTGTTGTGTAATGAAATGATGCGAACTAATGATAGTCCCAGGCATGGGAAAGTTGAAATCATATCGGCCAGGAGTACACTTCCATATTTTTGTACGTAGTTTCACTCTAGCATCCTATTAATCATCTTTGGCCATTTCGATTTGTACTCAttaatttctcattttttttttaaatgtttgtcttaattttatttttaacaacaaacaaaacaaaaaaaagtctgttttgcatttaaaatattagaaaaaaaaaaatgaggagtTATTGAGCTTTTATGGCTAACAAAATGGGAAAGTACCTAGGcataatagtttttaaaaaaatactagtttttaaaatataacacTTCCGTTCGATTTATTTATTTCCATTTTATTATAACCCACCCACAAACCCACACAAGCCCACTAATAATTTTCTcatacattattaatttttattttaatattgatttaaacaaaaaagaaatattttagaaacaaaaaatactcacatatattttgcattgcattgaaagttttaaatgaaattgttggaaatactaaaaaaaaaaaaaaaagagaaaattacaaacattttttttagatttatagTAATTCTCAtctaaattaattgatttttagaTGTATTTTAAgcaatataagaaaataaaaaaaaaaaattattaaaatgcgTTGGAGTAGGTATATATTATTATCATGTCATTTCATTTTGATATAAAACCTAGAAAACGCATCAAGTTcgaactaacaaaaaattatacccaataattgaaataaataagtaTTAAAGCATTCAAATAATTGTACTTTTTTGTGATAAaggtttattttgtttacagCTCATTCTCCAAATTGGTTTCAACTACAACTATAATTGGCATGGTATCGAATGGAACCACAACTCTTCCATTTTATCACACTACCAAACCAACAAGCTTCGGTAATAGCGAGAATTTTAGTTACACACTGTTGAGTTTGTCGTACTATAGAAACGCATTAATTTGGAAGAACCTTTAGGGCCTAACAAGTGGAGAACGCATATTTGGCCCCACGGAAAACGAAGGCAAGGCTCCCTGTTTCATGTTGGGTTCAACTGAAAGCAGGGGTGtcgttgcattttttttttagtatttggGTCTGCTTCTTCGCGATTTCGTTGAAATGTCCTTCGAACACTTTGTGTTTTTAATACCAGCAAAGCCggtctttctaaaaaaaacttgtaacaagtacctgatttttttaaaaacactcaatttttttttagaaaagtcaACCGATGTTGTTTTGCTATATTTgtcagttttaattttaaatttgatgagTGCAAAGCGAAATAAACGCTAAAAAAGTTTCAATAGCAAGAAATACACATTATTAtgaaataaatatagaaaaacaaaatcgggtgagttgtttttttgtgaatctTTTTACTTTCTGTTGGTAATTAGATGTCTTAAACCCAAATTCgtattcactcattctgaaatcttTCGCTCCGTCATCAGGAAGACAGTAAATGGTACTTTTAAAGCACTTTTTCTTCTGCACTTTTTCATCGGGTTAGAAATATTGAGAAACAATTTCCCTattttgtttaagatttttatttgacCTTCTTCTTCTGTCGGATTTAAAGTGAAATTTGAATGTCAAACacatttactttaatttttataggtaattttatataatattccATTACACTCGTGGATTGAACCGGGAGACTAAGCAGTTGAAATTAAAAACCGCAAAAATTAGAGAACATTTTTCCGCTATTTAGATCATGTTTAGGAAAAAACCCATATAAGGGCCACCCTAATACAGGCAGATGATCGTTTTCGTCATCAGAATCACTGGGATTAACTTCAAAATTAGCCACTTACGacttaatggttttattttatcCATTGACTTGAAGAAAGCTTAGAACGATTCCTATTAAATTAATGAATAAGTAAGTAAAAACTACATTTGAATGTCAAGTTTAGATTATTTTGAGATACGATTCTATTTTTTCGAGTTTGAAAGCAATGCAATTATTAGtcttaagaaaaaacattttaaaattttaagatttttatttctttaaggcccaatttattcactctccattatttttaaaggctccattaaaaattataaaactgtcaaatcgcatacaaattttaaaatttcccttttttaatggcgactttaaatttactggagtgtgaataaattggacctaaataaatttttgaaaaacaatatttttttcaacattttatttttgggtaatatttatactttatatattttatactttataaatgattttgtatgaaaacgaaTGAATAGCTTTGGTAAATaacggttctatggcatgtACCCTTAatgattttcgatttttttttttagttcattttaattaattttttgaaaaaaaattaaacttttcagaATCGATACATGACAGGTATAGCTTTTTTTGGTCCAAGAAAATTGATTCTTAAAACTCATCTGGAGAATCGCCAGAATaggctacataccaagtttgatgttaattGGTTCATCTGTTTAGGCTGACAGACTTttaggacccacttttttggcattctcaaTCAtcgtctgattgttatctcaacttttttttgtaccaacACATTACTTCATGCTTATGTACATTAGAGTGCCCCGTCATTTTATGATGATTTTGCTTAACATTATTCCTGAACTTTCGGTTGTCGAAGAAATATTAGGGTAAATGAATTTGGCCTCAAGTCCACATAGAAGTTAATATTATATATtaaagaagaaataattttaatatgatatttctttttaatttgaacataACTTTTCGAGCTTTAAAAGTTTCTAAAGAGTATTTATATAATCGCTAGTAGAGGCTCAAAAGTTATCTCGAAATTAAAAAGTAAGTATACCCTCAGATTCTTCTCTTCAATACGCAACTTTTGAGATCTCTTAGGATTAAATAGACccgtaaatttaatttatttatagagTTCATACTTTAAAGCAGAAATTTTAAACCTTTTTGAATAGAAAAgcgcaaaaataaatttcttttacgAGTCTATTTTATCGTAAGAGGTTTAAAAAGTTGCGTATTCAAGAGAAGACTCTGAAGGTATACTTACTTTTTAATTTCGAGATACCCGAAAAGTTATGTCCAAATTAAAAAGTTAGATCATATCAAAAGCTACTCGTTAATACGCAACTTTTGATACTTCTTTCGATAAAAtaggagaaaaacaaaaatcatcatAAAATGACGGGACACTCTTATAtacatcgcaagtaaaaacacaAACGACTTAAACGAAAGAACCTATTTAAAGTACATATTAGCTTCTTTAAAGTTGCTTTAAACTACTATCACTCTATTGAagagtagttcaaagcagctttaagtactaagaaGTAGATCAATTCATTTTCTTAAACAAGAGTAACTACAAATGTTTTAATGGCCTAATCCTTAAGATATTATGAGCAACAGATAAAGTGGTTAGAAATTGAATAATTCTATAGGAAACTATACaaaatttacttcaaaaatattaataaaaataaattctagtTTAAACGTACTTTATTGGcgttaaatacaaatttacacatatttatcaaaaaaagaaaactaaaattgcttaaattatataaaaaaaaaagcacataATTCTGGGTTAGGATCAATCTAATTCTCATGTTTCACTCGACTAAGAGCAACATAACAAATTTTATCAATTCCTACATCTTGGTATCCAACCGGACCCATATCACAATCAGCACAAATCAGATACTTTAAATTGCCTACGGTATTTGAAAAACCAATGTTCTCGAATTGAAACATATCACCAACTGTCCAGAAATCCTTCATCGGTTCAGTCTCAATTTCTGATGGATCTTTGGTGTTTTTAGCATGAATTGTTGGTAAGTTTATCTGTgagaaaatgttaataaattacATCAAGGAAATCTCTAATTGAACAAGGTGTTACCTCTTGATCTTGTTGTAAATAGTTTCCTTGTTGTTTTGATAGCATTAATGATTTACAAAATTGGCATCGTacgcaatttttgttttttccattcgagatttcattttcaaaatttatttctgtcattttttattgataattTCGTTGCGTTTTCGATTAAGAAAAATTAGGAGAAGATGGAccaattttctattttgttgatGAAAATGAAGAAAGAGAAACAAGTGAAAATGGTCATAGACTGACGTTTGAAGTGGTTTGTTGAATTTTGGTGACAGGTGTGACCAAAATGACAGTTCAAATTCAGCATTTTTAGTGGTGCCAAATTGATCTATAAATAGTACTCATTGCTAAATGGTGAATTAATCATTTTTAGAAATGTGATTTCAACTAAACTTGCACGATTAAAAAATCGTGGtgagttaaaattttcaaatttaaaaaaatcaaaatttttcacaaaaaagtctGTTCGCTGTTCCCCGCTCCAGGGCCCTCAGACTTtgtcgggttttcattttacatcgaacgtCAGAGCTTTTTTTCATCAGCTGAtttctgttttgacattttttactttatttagtttcttatttcatgaatttcgtgaaaaatctcatatttaccacacaaattttgtatccacAAACGGTAAATCACTTTTCGcactccaaacaatttttttttttttttttgaatgacaacAGCGATCAGagcgaacacagaggaaataagtctggttgaaaaaggagctacaaaaaacacTTGAcgacgaattcggagcgacccagagtgccctagagctcactcTGCCCAATCACTttccaattcacattttctaggaacaaatgttaaaaagaggaaaatcctcacccctcttgcctacaacctgACTGGATAGgcaattgaaaaatcaccgtgtagcccggcactttgttttttttttcaaaacattcatgtgctattttttagatttttaaattttgaattttttaattttaaattaaaaaaaaaaacttaatttttaaaattttggcgGCGGATATAAAgccaatattatttttaaaaaaatttaaaatatgcatgtatttgtttttcaaaacatacatgcgcttttttttagaattttaaattttgaattttttaatttaaaaaaaatttaatttaaaaaatttttttcgcgtaggtatataaaaattgtGCTTTTGGAAACGATTTATGTAACTCCTGAAACAAGAATCAACGATATGATACTGGAATTTAAAAGCAGTatctttattttcaaatataaatattttatttatttattattttagttaaggctaaggggggaaatccctctggaagacagcttttcaataattttttttggaaaaccgaaagcagttgttgaaatttggaaaagtatatgatattattgacattatgaagtattgatacaatttttttttgaggtaaCAAAATTgcggctctacagctctttgaagttgacgcctcgcgtttgcgccgtgcaatgccctggttcagaaaactatttatgatcaaaaaagaaatttttttccaataaaatatatttatacgcattgcatgaacctaaatttagtaaaaacaaatctaaaataaaaataagagaccaaaaaaaacgaaaaaacacagtgtttttttataaagaaattgttaaaaaaaaatgtttattgtaattattttattaaacttttaggttcatgcagtGGCCAATTATTTTAAGAGTAATTTGcctttcaagtcgatagcttcattagtttttgagttacgttgcacggcgcggaaaaaaacgcgtttcgagaaaaatgcggaTTCGGGATTATCTAgagacttttgaggcttcatttaaggctaagaccactgaaaatagtttcttcggttgataaatgaatttattagacaaaaaaaaagtaatttcaaaataaaaaattccagagggatttccccccttaagcttttaaaaaattcataaaagattttttttaagctctCAAATTTAGCTgacatttttctttacttttttcccTTCCGCCTAATTGTGACAGATGtataacgtaaaatttaatataccattaaaaagaaaatattaatcaacaaattatttaaaaaaaatatcaactttttttaaaactcaaaaattaatttttttgaattattttcttaattttactgTGCATACCTACCTGAAATTcactaaaacgttttttttttaaatttaattaaaattgattttgtcgtttacgagaaagtaAAACATCAAGAAAACGCTTCTATGtcaatcaaaatcgttggagccgttttttgctaaaatcaacttttttcattttattcataGGAAAGTACCGTTAaatttggttctaaaaaaatttcaatttcccctctagtacctcgcaagtaaaaagttattATGAAGTTAGTTTTAAAGttcttcaaaaatacttttaaatttttacataatttttataaacaatttataaataacTGCGGCAAccctacaaaataaaattagccATATGATTTTAAATACCGCTAAATCCACTTCAAAGGCGGCGTTGCATTATCAATCTGAATTTATTACGCATCAACAATTGAAAAATGCGATGCTTTcatgttttgttttcatttttcttccaaTTGGAATCGAAAAGGTATCCCAATTTGAAAcacttttccaaaattcattAACAAATCATGAATGACCAAAGAGATCAACCACGTCGTaagtttatatgtatttttaaaaattcactttacaaaaactactttatattttttaataaattatagtaGCATAGGTTTTCAAgccatatttatattattttccaatttttatttaaattttattaaagctCGCAAAATCCTTGGAATGAATAGTAAACTTTCAGCTGCAAGCTCTCATTCAGATTTTAATTAttgtgaaaatcgtgaaaagtTTAttcatacaacaacaacaacatcaatgGATCGCATGCGTTTTCCAACCATGAGTAATCAAggtgagttttttttcttattttttgtaaattaaaaaaaatgggataCAAAATAATGGTAAAATAGATATTCCATCAATTTGGCCATATGGAGCTTTTCTATCACCAATCATACCAGCACCAAATATGGCTCTTCAATATGCACTCACTCCAAATATGCAATATGCAGCAATGCCATTTTTTACCACACAAACTATTCCTAATGGAACAGTAGCTTCAGGTAAtgcccaacaacaacaacaaacacaacCGAATATAAATTCCCGAGAACCTGGAAAGATGACTATTCAAATCGGTGTCCAATGCGTCAATCAGAACAATCCTATTAACATAAATTCCATGAATGACGTGGCGGCATCTATGGGGAAAGTTAATCTTCAAGTTGAACCACCGGAAACAGGCATAAAAGGTAAGTTTAATTTgagagcgggtcaaaattctgtctGCGAATGCTATTCACAATTccgcttttttaacgaaaattatctttttcaaaaatctgctttttaaaattcttatcaAAATTCCGGCAGaatgtttttgaacaaaacaattctgataattctgttttttttttttttcatagcatatgCGCTTACAGCTTATTAATGTACTTCAACTTTCGTACTTTCCAATGATTGTGTCTTAATTATCGCGAATGTAGACTGACTTTCTATAATTCAAATGCTATAAACCGTTGCAAACTAATTAGAAACTATGTTTTGTAATTCAAAATATTCCAtttcttattcaattttttgaatatttattagggtggagtgattttatttttgttttttattttagaattggCATAGTAATAAAAAGTTGCGCTATTTTATAAacgaacaaaaatgtatatatacaattattaaataatttcattttgaggTGTCCCAAGCCCTCTGAATGCTTTAAAAGGGGAatttttgacctttaaattaaatgggaaaaaataaagttacatatagattttcttttaaattcatatttaactgagtttgaaacatctaaaaaatatgttttacttcaCTTTTAATTGAGATTTCAATCAAGAATCTTAACAAAGGTGGATGTTCGTTCATACTTTTCGTAagtcttttttctaaaaaaatatattaaaaagtcaagtaacttatttttttttgatgtttcatATTCAGTGAAacatgaatttaaaataaaaatatgttgaactttattttttcccgatttaatttaaaggtcaaaaagtACCCTTTTTAAGCGTTCAGAGGGCTTGGGGCAcctcaaaatgaaattatttagaaattttaagtatacggttttgttcgtttataaatagcgcaactttttattactatgccaattcgaaaataaaaaaaccaaaataaaatcattcatttctagaaaaattagtaaatctttaaatattttttccaaaatatttaacattgaaaacctttttttaatatttcgtcGGCGTacagcaaaattgttctaaatccactttttatcgaaaatgagttaatgatgcagttttactaatctGAAGGTgttctttccgaatttgaaaaccgtttttgtcaaaaaaatttcattccgcatataatataatttaatgggacatagaacaataaaaacagggaagtagccttttgaaaatgagcccgaatattcttgattgttctaagtcccatcatattttgttctaagtccatacttgtataggaattgctatgtccaattttggggatttagttttaaaaaatatttaaaaatattatgcacctactaatgaggtaaacttgaatattttattcacgagaatagaaaaaactttataaaaaacacaacttgaatggcaaacgagcaaaaaattgtcgctttaagccaatttgttttatcaaacaaacaatgaagATATCAAATAAGTAGCCAGGagataattttacaaataattctacaaataattaaaaaatggtttggaaaatgttaaaaagagcgaaatatttaacattttccaaaccattttttaatttttttgcagttttgtaAAACCGAAttataaaaagcagaattttgaaaagcagaatttataaaaacagaatttgaaaagcagaatttagaaaaacagaaatttttaaattttgaaaaaagaattttgacctggccagaattttgaccccaacccctttaatttcaaaagaaagGGGGAAGCtaggcttttttaaaaattcatcttaATTTTTTAGAAGATCTAAATCTGAGAACTTCCCCAGTGTCATCTCGAAATCCAAACAATGAACCGAGGTTCGTATTATTTGACCTAAATCCCAACCCTGtcaatttttaatattcatccTATTTAGCATTGCCAAGAATCTTTCATCAATCCTTGGCGGTGGTGGTGACCCATCCGATTTCGTTATAAATTCAGctacatttgaaattttaaaagccCTTGCTTTATCGGGCAGTGAAACTGCCGAAAAACTCGCCTTCACACATCGCAATCGTCCATGCTTCAAAAAGATCGACAGTCTGTGTGCCCGTTTGAAACAGGATCTAGTTCGTCCTGATGGTGTTTTACCAAATATCAACTCGCAAGGCATTGCATGGGCTGTTAAAGACTTTATATTTGTATTCACTCGAGTTATGAATGCATGGATTATCATAAAGGGTTATGTTTACAATACCCCAGAGGGCTTGAATAAAGTTCGATCAGCTTTGAGTCCCGAATTCGTTCGAAGTTTTTCAGCTTGGCAAGAGACTACAGTGAATTTTGTTGATAATCTTATTCAATCATTCATCAACTTGGACAATCTGGTGCAGTCTCAAAAGAATGtctatcaaaaaacaaataattcaaCTCCGATGAAGCCTACAAGTAATGATGATTCATTTGATTATTCAACTTCTTCGGTGGATGATTTTGTTGGAGGAGCTGGAGGATTGCCAAAGGAATCTACAACATccttaaacaacaacaactacatgtACACTATGGTTGAAGATTCGGATTTGACTCAACGTGAAAATACCTTAAATGGAACTTATTTCAAGACTGGAACTTATAATTTCATTAAACGAGAATCATCTGATTCTACAGATGGTGGTGGAGTAGCCACGACTTCGATAGAACAACTCTTTGATGAGAACTTTGTTAAGACTTTATCAAATATTTCGACTGTCTATGACTTATTGCCTGCATTCAAGGCTCAAAGTGAAAAGAAACTCAATTGTGATATTCGTGTATTGGAAAATAAATTGTCCAAATTCTCAACTGACTATGATCCGAATTTGGAAAAGCCTTTGGGAAAGGATCTTGTAAATAAGTTAAATGTTTTAATGGGACGTTTAATGCAAATGAAGAATGGAGATGTCTTttttaagatacaattttgcCAAAATTATGTACAAAACCAAGATTATTTTACTAACCAAAATTGGTaactaattttataaatttttttaaagtttccaGAATTTATAGCACAAACACCAGATTTTATGGATATTCGTGGAATTATTCTGAGATGCCAAACTGGAGCTTATGGGCATGTCTTTGAGGTTGTTCATGATATTAGACTTATTATCTATCAGGCAAAGGAGTATTTAAAGGTAGAACGTTAGGGCCCAATTTATTTaaactccattaaatttaaagcgggaaattttaaaatttgaaagatttttgattttaaattccCCGCGTTCAATGCAGGTCACTTGAAcataagttttgaatttttaaaggttCTGATTGGTCAGATGCCATAAAAAGCTAGATGACATTCAAGTGACATTTGGttctg
Proteins encoded in this region:
- the LOC129905719 gene encoding uncharacterized protein LOC129905719, which produces MKYINTSEDDFSCNETINDPPSDSSNNETLESITIDDDDDDANDNENEASLDANMDESARSSKQLRKACRNSGLAYVTSSGKYVPAKKVVPLTECRAKCSTRFTPEIQQAIFNEYWSLGTYEKRAEYVASMITVINKKSVRPRNFDSDREKYRTKTYSYCLEIGGKVLPTCKGCFLKTLDESEGMVKTVATKIRSGPSGRLLCNEMMRTNDSPRHGKVEIISARSTLPYFCT
- the LOC129905720 gene encoding guanine nucleotide exchange factor MSS4 homolog, which produces MTEINFENEISNGKNKNCVRCQFCKSLMLSKQQGNYLQQDQEINLPTIHAKNTKDPSEIETEPMKDFWTVGDMFQFENIGFSNTVGNLKYLICADCDMGPVGYQDVGIDKICYVALSRVKHEN
- the LOC129905718 gene encoding protein mitoshell isoform X1 → MNDQRDQPRPRKILGMNSKLSAASSHSDFNYCENREKFIHTTTTTSMDRMRFPTMSNQDIPSIWPYGAFLSPIIPAPNMALQYALTPNMQYAAMPFFTTQTIPNGTVASGNAQQQQQTQPNINSREPGKMTIQIGVQCVNQNNPININSMNDVAASMGKVNLQVEPPETGIKEDLNLRTSPVSSRNPNNEPSIAKNLSSILGGGGDPSDFVINSATFEILKALALSGSETAEKLAFTHRNRPCFKKIDSLCARLKQDLVRPDGVLPNINSQGIAWAVKDFIFVFTRVMNAWIIIKGYVYNTPEGLNKVRSALSPEFVRSFSAWQETTVNFVDNLIQSFINLDNLVQSQKNVYQKTNNSTPMKPTSNDDSFDYSTSSVDDFVGGAGGLPKESTTSLNNNNYMYTMVEDSDLTQRENTLNGTYFKTGTYNFIKRESSDSTDGGGVATTSIEQLFDENFVKTLSNISTVYDLLPAFKAQSEKKLNCDIRVLENKLSKFSTDYDPNLEKPLGKDLVNKLNVLMGRLMQMKNGDVFFKIQFCQNYFPEFIAQTPDFMDIRGIILRCQTGAYGHVFEVVHDIRLIIYQAKEYLKENINLELAEAVSLFQEEVEMIIAQEPFENYNFDHIKGIPNEILYNSGK
- the LOC129905718 gene encoding protein mitoshell isoform X2 produces the protein MNSKLSAASSHSDFNYCENREKFIHTTTTTSMDRMRFPTMSNQDIPSIWPYGAFLSPIIPAPNMALQYALTPNMQYAAMPFFTTQTIPNGTVASGNAQQQQQTQPNINSREPGKMTIQIGVQCVNQNNPININSMNDVAASMGKVNLQVEPPETGIKEDLNLRTSPVSSRNPNNEPSIAKNLSSILGGGGDPSDFVINSATFEILKALALSGSETAEKLAFTHRNRPCFKKIDSLCARLKQDLVRPDGVLPNINSQGIAWAVKDFIFVFTRVMNAWIIIKGYVYNTPEGLNKVRSALSPEFVRSFSAWQETTVNFVDNLIQSFINLDNLVQSQKNVYQKTNNSTPMKPTSNDDSFDYSTSSVDDFVGGAGGLPKESTTSLNNNNYMYTMVEDSDLTQRENTLNGTYFKTGTYNFIKRESSDSTDGGGVATTSIEQLFDENFVKTLSNISTVYDLLPAFKAQSEKKLNCDIRVLENKLSKFSTDYDPNLEKPLGKDLVNKLNVLMGRLMQMKNGDVFFKIQFCQNYFPEFIAQTPDFMDIRGIILRCQTGAYGHVFEVVHDIRLIIYQAKEYLKENINLELAEAVSLFQEEVEMIIAQEPFENYNFDHIKGIPNEILYNSGK